In Oncorhynchus mykiss isolate Arlee chromosome 32, USDA_OmykA_1.1, whole genome shotgun sequence, the DNA window cattggatcattcagagatcctcactgaacttctggagagagtttgctgcactgaaagtaaaggggctgaataattttgcacgcccaatctttcagtttttgatttgttaaaaaagtttgaaatatccaataaatgtcgttccacttcatgattgtgtcccacttgttgttgattcttcacaaaaaaatacagttttatatctttatgtttgaagcctgaaatgtggcaaaaggttgcaaagttcaagagggccgaatactttcgcaaggcactgtatgttctgagaatcgtcgcctctttctacaacagatgcacaataggagggattgggatcattcgaggagctagccatcgttcacacatacaatagcctgctaataacttagctagctattaaccacatgttgaattcagaataTTGACatcatcctaaaaagtacaattacaagtgcatcttaacaataccatccgcttatgagtaacctctaaatatacatcactattcatgaacaaaacactgtgtgtatgactttgtacttaaaataatcaaacttttctgaagacagaaaaagcgtgcctacctctctcagtgcatcaaaatgatttgagcacAAGCACGCCTGGCAAAAcgtaagtacacactccccttctcccaggatgcaggcatgcataacaaatcaacacaacatattgatatatgaacctggtgaaattcacatagtactttaacaactgttacaagaggtcaaacgttttctgtaagtcttcacaaggttttcacacactgttgctggtattttggcccattcctccatgcagatctcctctagagcagtgatgttttggggctgttgctgggcaacacggactttcaactccctccaaagattttctatgggttgagatctggagactggctaggccactccaggaccttgaaatgcttcttacgaagccactccttcgttgcctgggcggtgtgtttggggtcattgtcatgctgaaagacccagccacatttcatcttcaatgcccttgctgatggaaggaggttttcactcaaaatctcacgatacatggccccattcattctttcctttacacggatcagtcgtcctggtccctttgcagaaatacagccccaaagcatgatgtttccacccccatgcttcacagtaggtatggtgttctttggatgcaactcatcattctttttcctccaaacatgacgagttgagtttttaccaaaaagttatattttggtttcatctgaccatatgacattctcccaatcttcttctggatcatccaaatgctctctagcaaacttcagacgggcctggacatgtactggcttaagcagggggacacgtctagcactgcaggatttgagtccctggcggcgtagtgtgttactgatggtaggctttgttactttggtcccagctctctgcaggtcattcactaggtccccccgtgtggttctgggatttttgctcaccgttcttgtgatcactttgaccccacagggtgagatcttccgtggagccccagatcgagggagattatcagtggtcttgtatgtcttccactacctaataattgctcccacagttgatttcttcaaaccaagctgcttacctattgcagattcagtcttcccagcctggtgcaggtctacacttttgtttctggtgtcctttgacagctccttggtcttggccatagtggagtttggagtgtgactgtttgaggttgtggacaggtgtcttttatactgataacaagttcaaacaggtgccattaatacaggtggagtggaggacagaggagcctcttaaagaagaagttacaggtctgtgagagccagatatcttgcttgtttgtaggtgaccaaatacttattttccaccataatttacaaataaattcataaaaaatcctaaaatgtgattttctggatttttttcttctcaatttgtctgtcatagttgaagtgtacctatgatgaaaattacaggcctctctcatctttttaagtgggagaacttgcacaattggtgggtaaccaaatacttttttgccccactgtatactgtatgttttacCTGAGACTTTCAAGACTTCTGCCCAGCTGCTGAATACATACATGACAATGAAAGTCCTTTCAGAGACAGATAGAACTTTTATAGTCATCTCGTGTCCGTTATTGttgagtttgtgttgcaaatCAATAAAAACAGAACACTTTGATGGGTTGCTATAAACATGTTTCATTTCAATAAAGTAACATAAAATGTGATTAATTTGGTTGTTCCAATTATTTTACTGGTATTGGGAACTGTAATATTCACTGTCACTTAATCATGTATATCAACAATGTACATGATATACATTATGCATATATTTTACTGATGGGGGACCTATGTACGTACTTGTTGTGCAATAACTGAATAGATATACAGTCAGTTcaaaaatgattggcacccttgataaagattagcaaaaagactgtatataaataatacaTATACTGAGCTATatggtaaaatatggtggtggatctatGATGTTATGGGGTTATTTGGCTtcgactggtcctggggcccttgttaagatcaacggcatcatgaactttacccagtaccaggacattttagcaaaaaacctggttgcctctgcaaGGAGGCTCAAACCTGGCTGCAAGTTAACTCTAAGCACACATCATTATCCACCAAATAAATTCTTAATTGTCCACAAAATTTATATTTTGAAATGGCCATCTGAGTCTCCGGACTTGagaaccccattgaaaacatgTAGTTTGAATtaaagagggcagtccataagagcagacaaaggatatcaagaatatggaaagattctgtatggaggaatggtctaagatccctcccaatgtgttctccaatctcatgaaacattttagaaaaaggctcagtgccgttatccttgcaaggtgaggtattgaaaacaggggtgctaATCATTTGGATAAACTTTCTCTgagcaataaaataaaataatttccaATTTTTTTGAACATACAATattgctcagtatttgtattatatattttatacagtctttttttctcatctctatcaagggtgccaatcattttattCCTGACTGTAGGTATCAAAATAATTTACTGAAAACAAAAATAGGTGACATGAAAAGGAAGCTCTTGTACAATAAATTGTACTAATATATTGTACACAAATAAATGAAAATTACTCTCTAATTACTCTTATTTTCACTAACCCAGAAACAAATGAATTCTAGAAGCAAGCTTTTGAAAACAACATAATATTTTATAAAAGCAGAATATTTCAATCACCTTACATTATTCAACCCTGGCTGGCAGTTTGGTTGTTTCTCTGGCCCTCTGGTAGTGGTTGTGCATCCTGGGACAGTTAATATTGATTGTGCCATTTGCTGGGGATACAGACCGAGACACATTAGCACCCAGCTTGCCACTGTTGCTTgcccctgctgctgaaaaacttTATTAACTGCCTACATCAGCAGACCTGTCTCGTAACCATGTCAAAGAACGCAGGGAGGTGGTGGGGGTATTAGTGGGAAGAGGGTTCAACATACAGTCTCTCTGGGGTTTaccaaattaaattaaatttaaacatttaaaaaagtaacacattaaaataacaataatgaggctatatacagggggtaccggtaggtattgggtcaatgtgcaggggtacaggtttttcgaggtaatttgtacatgtaggtaaagtgactatgcatagataataaacagtgagtagcagcagtgttaatgtaaatagtctgggtggccccagggatgtactgggctgtacgcattaccctctgtagcgccttacggtcagatgtgcagctgtagaactttttaaggAGCTGGGTACCcactcctgagggggaaaaggtgttgtagtgccctcttcacaattgtcttggtgtgtttggaccatgatagtttgttggtgatgtggacaccaaggaacttgaaactctcgacccgctccactacagccccgtcaatgttaatggccGCCTTTTCGGCTCACCTTTTCCTGTagcccacgatcagctcctttgtcttgctcacatggaggttgttgtcctggcaccacactaaaCAGCCACACTAAACAGAGAAGTCCTGCTTCTCTCCCTACTCCACACAGAGGCACGTACAGGGTTacccgcatgcacacacacacaatttgccTATCTTTTTCTTATTCAGGCTGCTTCCATCACTCACCCATTACCTAATAACTCTTCTTTCCCTTAATCTCCTTCCCTCCTCataaaccctctctctctctccatctatcagtCTTGTTCCTGTCTTTCTATTCTGGCCAATGAAAGGTGTAGGGTATAAATTCGTGCAAAAATCAAGCCTTCTAAAAAGTTTAACAATAGTAGTGTctggtatactgtatattttcATTATTTCTAAAGTTATAGACCTATGCCATTACTTTACCCAGTTGCTGTAAAAGTTCTCAACCATACTGTAGGTCCCTAAGTCCCTGCAATTCCCAACAAGTGGGCTAATCCTATTGGCATGAGCCGTAGGGTGTTTGCCGTTCGCGGCCCAGTCCCTCCGTTcgctacattggtgtcagaagtagTATGTAAAAAGTAAgtaaaaacccacaaattctgacaaactccaagcattgattatgtgGCTGTGGCCCAGAAGTGAATTGACAGCATACCAGAGCAGATTGCAGAGgttgtggcccagaagttaattgatgtggcccagaagttaatgtggcccagaagttaattgacagcatgccagagcggattgcagaggtcttgaaaaagaagggtcaacactgcaaatattgactctctgcatcaacttcatgtaattgtcaataaaagtatTTGACACTtattgaaatgcttgtaattatacttccatattccatagtaacatctgacaaaaatatctaaagacactgaagcagcaaacttcgtggaaattaatatttgtgtcattctcaaaacttttggccacaactgtacataaTGGCTTTtcgcttgcatttcaaagatgatggtacaaaaaaatattttaaaaacggTTGATTTTtccctttgtattatcttttaccatatataatgtgttatattctcctacactcctttcatatttccacaaacatcaaagtgtttcctttcaaatggtaccaagaatatatatatatccttgcttcagaccctgagctacaggtagttagatttgggtatgtaattttaggcgaaaattgaaaagaGGTGAACAGCTTTCTTATTGGAAGAATGTAGAATGGTCTTAATGTACTGCTCGAATTCCTTATAGAAAACACAGTAGAGTGTTTTTTCACTAGTGAATTTACATTGTTTTTCTGTATCCTTTTTATAGTTAAGGAAACCGAGCAGCACATTCtcccataaaaaaaacaaaagtcATCAAGAATATGAACAATTATAAAACAATGAATATTTTTCCATAATTTCTTTGCATGTAGACAATGCCATAATACATACAAAACTGTTTCTGGATGCTCAACACAAAAAGTACAGTTAATGTCTTTTTTGAGTTTCTTCAGGTAATGATTTGCAGGGTAATACTTATGGATCATTCTGAAAGAGACCTCTTTGACCTTGTTCATTGACCTTGTTAACAAGCAGGTATTTGTGTGATAATAACCAGACTTTTTCCCAACAGATATTACATAAGGAATGGATACAATATCCCTTAGAAATAAAGCACGTATAGATAGACCTGTTGTTCTGAGGAAGTAAGGAGAAACACATTTTTCCCATTGGAGACTCAACTGGATTAATCGAGAGTAGGTCAAGAAAATGAGGTTTGGTTACAACTCTAAACGACATGAGAGTTCCAGATGGAATAGCATCAAAGACTATGGCGAACTCCCTAGGTGTAGCACTAACCACAAGTGTGAAGGAAGAGGTCATAGACAACAGATTTTTGATTTCAAGGATCGGAACTGAAAAAAGTGGTCCCACTTGCCCTTAGTAGTAGGGGTTTCCAAATCAGCCCCCACAACTTCCGTTTGAAATGTAcatcgctagctagctaaaaaaacaacaacaaggacAAATTAACCATCTGTCAACTTTCATGAGATTAAACGATATCTAACCAAGGATTTTACCAAGGTGAGGCGTATGCTGCGCAGTGTGGTATTTTCATTAAACTAGCTTCGCTAGCAAGCTAACGgcgtcagctagctagcttgttatcCATGGCTGTCGCAAGCGTTCGTGCTACTGCATGTTAGCTTTTATATtttatatgttttatttaacctttatttaactagctagctagttagttggcTTTGTCAAGATAACTAGTTAGGTAGCTACCTAGCGAAATAGCTGGCGATGCTACGTAGAGCCAATTAGCTAGTTTATTTTCAAGTCCATTTAGTTAACTAGTTAACGTTACTTCTCgaacagggtttcccaaactcggtcctgggcccctccctccccctgtgtGCGCGTTTTTTCGCAAGCACTACCTATTTGATTCAAATATCCAATTCATCATCAAACTTTGATTATTTCAATCAGCTATTTAGTGCTTAggtaaaaacaaaatgtgcacccaggggTGGGCAGGACCGAGTGTGGGAAACCCTGTCCTAAAATATTCATATTATGTTTCTTCGAACAGCTGGTAAAGTTATAACTACTACTAAGCAAAACAATCACTGATTCAGgatactagctagctagatttcaGAATCGCTTGAATGCAGTAACCTTAATTAGGGATGTCATGGAGACGTTCATATCAGATTTTGTTAGTATTGTGCACCTTACCATATACATAAATTAAAAATCAGTAAACACAAAATCAGTGTTTAGGCTGTGCATGTTGCAATACATGTTAGCTACACTTTCTCGTGCCCATGTAGGTCAGTTTTATGAAGCAATGAGGGGGTGCACAAACAACATTTGTTTGTTTTGTAACTTTCTCGAGATGTGTGTTTTACAGTGGGAAGCCCTAAGTAGTTCACTAGCCCTCCAGGAAAGTGAGCTGGAAGGACATAACAAAGGAGCCAGGTTGCAAGAAAACAGATGAAAGAAGGGGCAACAATGTCTGAAGAAGGGGCAACAATGTCTGAAGAAGGGGCAACAATGTCTGAAGAAGGGGCAACAATGTCTGAAGAAAGGGCAACAATGTCGGAAGAAGGGGCAACAATGTCGGAAGAAGGGGCAACAGTGTCGGAAAAAGGACAGATAATTGCCTCTGATACTGGTAGTGATGAGGAGTTAGGTGAAGCATTGTCTAATGGCAACCCCATACCACCTaagaggggaaagggaagggCCAAAGGATCAGGCTCTAAGACACCCAAGATACTGAGGGTACTAGACAAGCAGCCACGAGGCAGGCCACGTAAAGTGGTTGACCCTAATGCTGTTTCAGCAGAGCCAACTGCACCTCTGAAGCATGGCCGGCCCCAAAAAGTTAAACAACCAAAAAAAAGGGGTAGGCCGAGGAAGAACCCGCTATCAACTGAggaggaagaaaagagaaagaaaccGAAAAGCCAACCTAAGGGATCAAGAGTGTCGAAGCCTCTCGGAAGGCCGCACATCCATCCCTGCATGGATCCCCCAGCCACCTCTGCCGAGCCACGGGGAAGAGGCCGCCCACGCAAGGCAATAATAGGTAAAGGTGCCCACCTACGGAATAACCCACCTCCAACCTCTAAAGTTTCCAAGCCACCCGTTAAAGATGGTTCCCCGCGAAAGAGGGGCCGCCCCTTAGGCTCCGTACTAGCAAACAATGCCAAGAGAGCAGCAGAGAAGGATAGTTCCAATAGTGCACCCCCAGCCAAACGGGGGTGCACTGTTTCTCCAATAGTAAAGCTTTACCGCTGCACCAATGGTAAAGCAAATGTGTTAGATGAAGCTGCCATCCAAGCCCAGAGGCGAAGAGGCAGGAGAAAGACTGTGAAAGTTGATTATACAACTTATGattcagaggaggaggaagatgcaGAGAAAAATGAGGATGAAGACTTGTCTCCAGTTGAAGAGGAAATAAATCCACACAGTGATCATCACAAGGCTAGCAAACCTGGTAAGGTGGCGGCAGCCCTAAAGAAGGTGGGGGTTGTTTCTAAAAGGAGGGGCAGGAAGCCTGGCTCAACCAAAAAGGTTATAAAGTAAAAGGAACCTAGGTGGAGCAGACTGAACAAGACAACACACCTTGTTGCCGGGAAACACAAAATATCAGTAGCATCTTGTAGGATGAATGGACatgtttttaaaattttattaaTGGGATAGCTTTTACCTAACTCTTTAGTTTTCTCAATTAACCTACGTGTCTATTTGCTCTTGCTATTATTGTTGATGGTTTGTGGAAACCAtgtgaatcttttttttttttttttcatagctCGAATGATGTGAAGACAATTTCATTGACAGTTGTTAATGTATTGGTCTGTGCAGATTTATCCCATTTGGATACTGTTTCTAATTCCATGCTCATCCTTTAGGTCATGATATTCTCATTGAGCTTTAACTGAGATGTTTCTTCATCTCCATCCGAAATGTTACAATGTGGGAAAGATTAGGAATGTATGAATCAATTGTCTATTTACTCATATAGGTAAATAAGAAGCTAAAATGGGTTAAATCAGTGTTTTGTTTGCTGTAATTAATAAATAATGAATAACATACTTTTAATTGTTGCCTTATCTCTCCTGAGGGTCTGCAATTTTCTAAATGCTAATGTCTTGTAATTTTATTTCCCTTAATTGCCAAAGCTTTGAATGTAACAACTTCTCCTTCCCAGCCATCTTTGTTTCGATACAGATTTTGTTAGTGTCACTGTCATGGTACCCTCTTCCCTAtcaagtgcactactttgaccagagcctacggacccttgtcaaaagtagaataatggaataaggtgccatttgggggcGGCGCCATTAAACATAGTTGCACTTTCTTTCACTTGGGTCATTGCATACTTCACCTTGTGGTGTCAAGACAGTAACTGTGAACTTCCAATCCAATCATCACTAAGATTTCTCCCAGAAGATGTATAGTTATTGTCTACTGTGAGGGTTTTTTGTTAGTGAGTATCATCCTTGTAATTCACTAAACATCACTACTCATAGTTATTTTTAAGACTTTGTTATCTGTTAGCTGTCAACTCTTTTACTTGTTTTTTATTACTTGGCTTTCAACTGAAGTGGATGGCTTGGTTTCACAGACTGGGCAAAGATGTATGTAAATGTTGTTCAGGATTGCATGTATGTTAAACATGTCTTCTAGCCTGCTATTCATTTCTTTAATGAATTGTGTGCATGACAATATCAGTTCATACTGCATTGCAACTTTGTAATTTCTGTAATATAGAAATCGTAATTGAGGTACACAGCAAAATCTATAATTTGTATGATTTCACGTTCCTGTAACAAGTTTCTTACAATTTCATGTTTTCAACTTGGTCTGGCTCTTATTCTATGTTGCTTCGATTAATTCAATGTTCTTGTCTTGTAATAATGTTTTTGACAATGCAGTTGAACTATACAGATAAAAACATACATATTGTAAAACATACTGCATCTATCTCTGTAATTAGAAATAGGTATGTGAAGCCACCAAACATTAATTTGAGGATAATGTGAATTTGAGTTTTGTTCCAGAGAAAATATTTTGAAAGTTTGCTGTAATAAAGTGAAATGTCaagatttgttttatttgttgatgttttttttaaaatctcaatAAAAACCAAAATATGATTTATTTCGGCTTTATTTTTATAGGATTCTGAAGCTTAATTGTTTGAAAAGCAGAATGTGGTGAATAAAAGTCAAATTTAATAGAAACATATCTTCGTGGCTGGTCAGGAATAAAAAGTTTGGTGGAACGTTTACTCCATTTATTGGACCCACTCGGTGCTTATGTCGCGCATGGTTAGACACCAACTTCCGGTCCTCAGATGGTTCTCAGAGGAAAACAAATTCGAATGAAATTACTTTCGAAATGGGCGTCTTTGAAGTTGTTTCCTAAAGGTTTCTCGATTTCGTAATTGTGCAGATCAGAGACTTCACGAGTTCACGTTCTAGCTAATGGTACGTGCATGCATATGAAACGGGGGGAGTGGGAATGTACGGTGATGGTAGCCCTGCGTTAGCTACAGTTAGGCTACACGTTACACTAGTAGCTAGAGAGGTTATGATTCTGTGCCGAGTGACACGTGCTTGTATAATTTAAACTACATAAATTAAAATGATAAACCATCTGGTGTGATGGCAGTTTAGTCTTTTTCACCCCCAACCTAGCCAGTTGAATAAACAAACCCTGTCGGCTAGCTATGTTCTCCAGTCCACCGACTAGGCTATGCGTCAGGCTAAATTAATTAGCTACACAATATTAATCTGAAAACAGTGCACTCACAAAATCAATGTGTACAATAATATGGACTATTTGTTGTGGTCACAAGCATGCATGTGTTTCATGGACTGTACCAATTAGGATGGTGCAGGGTGGATTTGGTTCATAGTAAATCTCACTGTTTGTTTCGTTATAGTTAGCCTAGCCCAAAAGGCCGGCTGATGGCGATATTGAGTCGTTCCTTCTGACCGTCCAATGGGAATCTATGCAGCCTGCTATACACGTATCCCCTCCATGGACAGGTTCGAACATGAAACATTCTCGCCTTAACTAGTTTTAATAGCGAGGTGGCATAAAAAAAACTAGGAAATTATGCATACTTTCTTTGCATACTTtctttccaccaccatgctacagTGGCTAATGCTAGTCCCTGTCCACGATACAGTTTTGAAACTATCAGATTAGTAGTGAAAAAACAGACTGCTGCAACCTGATTATCTGAATGTGATACTAGTATTATGGCTAGCATCCGGGACTAGTATTAGCATTGTAGCATGGTAGTAGAAAATTGTGTTTCATAAAGATTTTTTTGTCCCCCCCTTCTCGCCATTAAATTGAGTTGAGGAGGAGATTGACCgctttgcagcctgaatggatAATGTTTTATCCACGAACAGGTCCACGGGAAACAAGTGTATAGCGGCTGCATATATTCCCTTTTGATGGTAAGATGAAACGACTCTGCCGGCCTTTggactacattatactgtactaaTATTACAATATATCAAATGATGTATcacaaattcaacaacaaaagttagtgtgtttacaaatgtcaTATAATTAATTCTTATATTTTAGCCATAGCCAACCAACCTGTCTTTTCCCAGATAACTGAAGGTGTCTGGATATGATCTGCAGTAAGTACATTTCATATTTTTCAAAATGATATATCCTAGAAGGCTATTTTAATCATAATGATGCCATTGccaacatacttttttttttttggcataCGTGCTACTTAAATAAGTGTTGTTGTGTAGATTGCTCTATTTGGAACATAGTGGACAATGTATTTTATGTTTGTTTCTCATATGAAGGTTGCAGATGAACTTCTTGTCCAAGTTCTCCTGGAAGCCTTTGACAACATGGAGAAGAGTTGGGACAGCATAGATGAAGCAGGAGACTACTCAACAGATGAAACTAGAAATATACCAAGCTATTCATGTCAGAAAATCACTGAACACAAGGTAGGACATCCTTAAACAACATTACAAagcaaaaatgtaaatgttttatagACCTTATTCCAACCTCAATAATAATCACTTATTTGTACTCCATTCTCATTTTTTGTCAAAAGGGAgcagaagggggagaagaggtcCTGACTGACAAAACATATAAGAAGAATATGGTCGAATTTAAGGTGAAGAATGAAGATGACTCTAGTCCTTTTTCGGACATCCACAGTCATTCAAAGATCATGGCTCAAGATCTTCAACGAGGGGCAACAGAAGTCATCCAAGATAAGTGTTCCCCTTTCTTAGAAAGATTATGCCCTGTGGGCCTAACCAATGTTCAGGAAAGTTGTATTTTGGCTTCTGGATTTGATGTAAAAAAGAAGACCAATAGAGATTCTGCTGCAGTGGGGATCGGTACTATAGTTTCTTTCTCCCCCTTTTCAAGCAATCTGTCAAAAAATATAAAGGGAACTGTCACACAGTCACCCATAGACCTTGAGTTACAGCAATCTTCTTTATCAGACTCTTCTCTAAGTGACCCCGGACAATATTCAAGAGCGGTAGTGGATGTGAAAGCCTATGCTGATGTATCCCATCAAATGTTAACACTTTTGGAAACCAAAAAAGGAAAAGAGAAAATATCACTTTTGCCTGTGATGGAAAAGCAACAAAAGCGAAAAGTTGGTCAGCCATATAAGAAAACTCTAGTGAAAATGGCTAAACTTTCAGCAATTGCCCAGAAATGGGATTCAGATGCTACAGAAATATCCAGGGTGACTCGCAATAAGGATAATCTAACACCCTCATGCAAACAAACGGATGAGAAGAAATGGGATGAAATGTTAGAATTTCCCCCAACTACCTCAAGTGCCACAAGCTTTGGAAGCAATTCAACATCTGATTCTTCAAACCACCTTACTATTTCACATTCAGATGACATATCTAAATCTCAAGTAACTGGACAAAGCATTTCTATGGAATTTATCCAACCGCCCAGAGGACAGAGAACTTCAAAGACCACACAAAAAGCAGAAGAAGAAGTCCCGGCGCTGAAATTGACCACTGCCGCAGAGGGGAAAGATTCTCCTATAGTACAAGCTCTGGCACAAAACACATTGGTGCTGTCGGAAACTGTCTGCTCGTTTGATGATAACACAGAGGATGCATTGAAAGTACAAAAGATACCTGGAAAAAATACAGCAATAACGTCCAAAGCAGGAAATAGAAGGACTCAGGCGTTCAAAAGAAACAGAATGACTCCGAGCAGCCTCTTGACCACTCAGTCACAGAGTAGCAGCGCTACACCCCAAGAAAATTGTAATTTGGGACT includes these proteins:
- the LOC118946456 gene encoding uncharacterized protein LOC118946456; the protein is MKEGATMSEEGATMSEEGATMSEEGATMSEERATMSEEGATMSEEGATVSEKGQIIASDTGSDEELGEALSNGNPIPPKRGKGRAKGSGSKTPKILRVLDKQPRGRPRKVVDPNAVSAEPTAPLKHGRPQKVKQPKKRGRPRKNPLSTEEEEKRKKPKSQPKGSRVSKPLGRPHIHPCMDPPATSAEPRGRGRPRKAIIGKGAHLRNNPPPTSKVSKPPVKDGSPRKRGRPLGSVLANNAKRAAEKDSSNSAPPAKRGCTVSPIVKLYRCTNGKANVLDEAAIQAQRRRGRRKTVKVDYTTYDSEEEEDAEKNEDEDLSPVEEEINPHSDHHKASKPGKVAAALKKVGVVSKRRGRKPGSTKKVIK